The following coding sequences lie in one Phycicoccus duodecadis genomic window:
- a CDS encoding carbohydrate ABC transporter permease, with translation MSVEETRTVQARPATPARRVNTKELWSARGLLLPAVVVLVLLTQVPFVVTIVFSLLRWNLLYPDDRGFTGLGNYASALTSGDLGPSIVATVLITAFSVALSVVLGLAFAVLLDRDFRGRALARTLMITPFLVMPAAASLIWKYSMFDTTIGMLDWLSRTLHLPVVAWSTDHPLASVVIVLTWQFTPFMMLILLAGLQGQDRGILEAAQVDGAGAWRTFTWITLPHLRMYVEIGVLLGSVIILQVFDPIAILTKGTGGTKTLAYLLYERAFIGLDVGQAAAYGVVTVILTIIVATVALRTLFKVFMAGGSR, from the coding sequence ATGTCCGTCGAGGAGACCCGCACCGTCCAGGCCCGCCCGGCCACCCCGGCACGACGGGTGAACACCAAGGAGCTGTGGTCGGCCCGCGGCCTGCTGCTCCCCGCCGTCGTCGTCCTGGTCCTGCTGACGCAGGTCCCGTTCGTCGTGACGATCGTGTTCTCGCTGCTGCGGTGGAACCTGCTCTACCCCGACGACCGCGGGTTCACGGGTCTGGGCAACTACGCCTCGGCGCTCACCTCCGGTGACCTGGGGCCCTCGATCGTGGCGACCGTGCTCATCACCGCCTTCTCCGTCGCGCTCTCGGTGGTCCTCGGCCTGGCGTTCGCGGTCCTCCTCGACCGCGACTTCCGCGGCCGGGCCCTCGCCCGCACGCTGATGATCACGCCCTTCCTGGTGATGCCGGCCGCGGCCTCCCTCATCTGGAAGTACTCGATGTTCGACACCACCATCGGGATGCTGGACTGGCTGAGCCGGACCCTGCACCTGCCGGTCGTCGCGTGGTCGACCGACCACCCCCTGGCCAGCGTCGTCATCGTGCTGACCTGGCAGTTCACCCCGTTCATGATGCTGATCCTGCTGGCCGGCCTCCAGGGCCAGGACCGGGGCATCCTCGAGGCCGCGCAGGTCGACGGGGCGGGGGCGTGGCGCACCTTCACCTGGATCACGCTGCCGCACCTGCGGATGTACGTCGAGATCGGGGTGCTGCTGGGGTCGGTCATCATCCTGCAGGTCTTCGACCCCATCGCGATCCTCACCAAGGGGACCGGCGGCACCAAGACGCTGGCCTACCTCCTCTACGAGCGCGCCTTCATCGGGCTCGACGTCGGGCAGGCGGCGGCCTACGGCGTGGTCACCGTGATCCTCACGATCATCGTGGCGACGGTGGCGCTGCGCACCCTCTTCAAGGTCTTCATGGCAGGAGGTTCGCGATGA
- a CDS encoding ABC transporter substrate-binding protein, which yields MRTSRLMPGAGALVAVVALAACSSGAVSSGSGSGGSGTPVTLNLATVNNGQMKDMEKLKGEYEKSHPGVTVNFQVMEEGDLRAAVTADVASHAGQYDIVTIGAYETPQWGANGWLVDLTPDLKADASYDVNDILPPVRDVNTYDGKLYAVPFYGESSFLMYRKDVLSKAGITFSGTPTWQEVAAAAKKVDSPGMSGICMRGKPGWGDLFGPLTTVIETFGGSWYDKDWNATVNTPEWKQAVTFYKQLLDDSGEADPVSYSFNECLTAVKEGKAAMWADATVAASMLEAADSPVKGKMGYVPMPVVKTKQSGWLWSWNLAIPSSTKKKAAAIDFVKWATSKDYIKLVGQKIGWSNVPPGSRTSTYEIPEYKQAAAAYAPLTLDVMSSVNPKQPGLNPQPWVGIQYVSIPEFQDVGNQCAQLIADYIAGRSSVDDALSKCQAIAQKAGDAHKK from the coding sequence GTGAGAACCAGCCGACTGATGCCGGGGGCGGGTGCCCTGGTGGCGGTCGTCGCCCTGGCGGCCTGCTCGTCGGGAGCCGTCTCGTCCGGCAGCGGCTCCGGCGGCAGCGGCACCCCCGTCACCCTCAACCTGGCGACCGTGAACAACGGCCAGATGAAGGACATGGAGAAGCTGAAGGGTGAGTACGAGAAGTCCCACCCCGGTGTCACCGTGAACTTCCAGGTGATGGAGGAGGGCGACCTGCGGGCCGCCGTCACCGCCGACGTCGCCAGCCACGCCGGGCAGTACGACATCGTGACGATCGGCGCCTACGAGACCCCGCAGTGGGGCGCGAACGGCTGGCTCGTCGACCTGACCCCGGACCTGAAGGCCGACGCGTCCTACGACGTGAACGACATCCTGCCGCCGGTGCGTGACGTCAACACCTACGACGGCAAGCTCTACGCGGTGCCGTTCTACGGCGAGTCCTCGTTCCTCATGTACCGCAAGGACGTCCTGTCCAAGGCCGGCATCACCTTCTCGGGGACGCCGACCTGGCAGGAGGTCGCGGCCGCCGCCAAGAAGGTCGACAGCCCCGGCATGTCGGGCATCTGCATGCGCGGCAAGCCGGGCTGGGGCGACCTCTTCGGCCCGCTCACCACCGTGATCGAGACGTTCGGCGGCAGCTGGTACGACAAGGACTGGAACGCGACGGTGAACACCCCGGAGTGGAAGCAGGCGGTGACGTTCTACAAGCAGCTGCTCGACGACTCCGGTGAGGCCGACCCCGTCTCGTACTCGTTCAACGAGTGCCTGACCGCGGTGAAGGAGGGCAAGGCCGCGATGTGGGCCGACGCGACGGTCGCCGCGTCCATGCTCGAGGCCGCCGACTCCCCCGTGAAGGGCAAGATGGGCTACGTCCCGATGCCGGTGGTCAAGACCAAGCAGTCCGGCTGGCTGTGGAGCTGGAACCTCGCGATCCCGTCCTCGACGAAGAAGAAGGCCGCCGCGATCGACTTCGTGAAGTGGGCGACCAGCAAGGACTACATCAAGCTCGTCGGGCAGAAGATCGGCTGGAGCAACGTCCCGCCGGGCTCGCGGACCTCGACCTACGAGATCCCGGAGTACAAGCAGGCCGCGGCCGCCTACGCCCCGCTGACGCTCGACGTCATGAGCTCGGTCAACCCGAAGCAGCCGGGCCTGAACCCGCAGCCGTGGGTCGGCATCCAGTACGTCTCCATCCCGGAGTTCCAGGACGTCGGCAACCAGTGCGCCCAGCTGATCGCCGACTACATCGCCGGGCGGAGCTCGGTGGACGACGCGCTCTCGAAGTGCCAGGCCATCGCCCAGAAGGCCGGCGACGCCCACAAGAAGTAG
- a CDS encoding metallophosphoesterase family protein, with protein sequence MSGVAVGDIVCQEGDEVSSGACRQQETADLASSLDPQFVLALGDLQYESGALDQFEAAWKPTWGRFDDILSPAPGNHEYRTTDAAGYLSYFHTQPWYARTIGSWRVYLLDSDCNHVDCRKEAAWLTRELAASPSVCTAIAMHHPRVSSGPHGDNTMVGPLWRAAAFGGVDLALTAHDHDYERFGHLDAEGAPTDPGQGIRELVVGTGGRSLYRTGRPRPGSEAVHDRRFGVLHLTLDEGGYAWQFVAVGGEVLDRGSDTCQG encoded by the coding sequence GTGTCGGGCGTCGCCGTCGGCGACATCGTCTGCCAGGAGGGCGACGAGGTCTCGAGCGGCGCCTGCCGTCAGCAGGAGACCGCCGACCTCGCCTCGAGCCTGGACCCGCAGTTCGTGCTGGCCCTCGGCGACCTGCAGTACGAGTCGGGCGCGCTCGACCAGTTCGAGGCCGCCTGGAAGCCGACCTGGGGTCGTTTCGACGACATCCTGTCCCCCGCCCCGGGCAACCACGAGTACCGCACCACCGACGCCGCCGGCTACCTCTCCTACTTCCACACCCAGCCCTGGTACGCCCGCACCATCGGGTCCTGGCGTGTCTACCTGCTCGACTCCGACTGCAACCACGTCGACTGCCGGAAGGAGGCGGCCTGGCTCACCCGGGAGCTGGCCGCCTCCCCCTCCGTCTGCACGGCGATCGCCATGCACCACCCCCGGGTCTCCTCCGGGCCGCACGGCGACAACACCATGGTCGGGCCGCTCTGGCGGGCCGCCGCCTTCGGCGGGGTCGACCTGGCCCTGACGGCCCACGACCACGACTACGAGCGGTTCGGCCATCTCGACGCCGAGGGCGCGCCGACCGACCCGGGGCAGGGCATCCGCGAGCTCGTGGTCGGCACCGGCGGGCGGTCCCTCTACCGGACCGGGCGGCCCCGGCCGGGTTCGGAGGCCGTCCACGACCGACGGTTCGGCGTCCTGCACCTGACCCTCGACGAGGGCGGCTACGCATGGCAGTTCGTCGCCGTCGGGGGCGAAGTACTCGACCGCGGCAGCGACACCTGCCAGGGCTGA
- a CDS encoding LacI family DNA-binding transcriptional regulator, which yields MARRQSSSPSMGAVAVAAGVSKSTVSHVVNKTRPVAPETEQAVLTAMARLGYVGPGHTGSDPDAMTIGIAMSAMTNPYFGTVVQAMDRRAILDGYSLVLADPHDDPANEVRAMTDLLRRGVSGVILAPSADPSAALAYARHNAVPVVLIDRLLPLGLDQVGSENVEATAALVAHLAGHGHRRFCFVSPRPGLTTTQERWDGFRLGLQRHGCAPEVPVLDGLDSERLAVQLRTALDGPDAPTAVVSGNNQATIELMKACRRLGLSIPGDLAVAVFDDFEWADIFHPRLTAMAQGTSAIGAQSIELLTRRLSDPGTPARTVRIEASLVIRESCGCD from the coding sequence GTGGCACGCCGGCAGAGCTCCTCCCCGTCCATGGGCGCGGTCGCGGTCGCGGCCGGCGTCTCGAAGTCGACGGTCTCGCACGTGGTCAACAAGACCCGGCCCGTGGCGCCCGAGACGGAACAGGCGGTCCTCACGGCGATGGCGCGGCTGGGGTACGTCGGCCCCGGCCACACCGGCTCCGACCCGGACGCCATGACCATCGGCATCGCCATGTCGGCCATGACCAACCCCTACTTCGGCACCGTGGTGCAGGCCATGGACCGTCGCGCCATCCTCGACGGCTACTCGCTCGTGCTGGCCGACCCCCACGACGACCCCGCCAACGAGGTCCGGGCGATGACGGACCTGCTGCGCCGGGGCGTCAGCGGCGTCATCCTGGCGCCGTCCGCCGACCCCTCGGCGGCGCTCGCCTACGCCCGTCACAACGCCGTCCCCGTGGTGCTGATCGACCGGTTGCTGCCGCTCGGCCTGGACCAGGTCGGCTCCGAGAACGTCGAGGCCACGGCCGCCCTGGTCGCCCATCTCGCGGGGCACGGGCACCGCCGGTTCTGCTTCGTCAGCCCGCGGCCCGGGCTGACGACGACCCAGGAGCGCTGGGACGGTTTCCGGCTCGGTCTCCAGCGGCACGGCTGTGCGCCGGAGGTGCCCGTCCTCGACGGCCTCGACAGCGAGCGGCTCGCGGTGCAGCTCCGCACCGCCCTGGACGGCCCCGACGCGCCCACCGCGGTCGTCTCCGGCAACAACCAGGCGACCATCGAGCTGATGAAGGCGTGCCGGCGGCTGGGGCTGAGCATCCCGGGCGACCTGGCGGTCGCGGTGTTCGACGACTTCGAGTGGGCCGACATCTTCCACCCCCGGCTGACCGCCATGGCCCAGGGGACCTCGGCGATCGGGGCCCAGTCGATCGAGCTGCTGACCCGGCGACTCAGCGACCCCGGGACCCCCGCGCGCACCGTCCGCATCGAGGCGTCCCTCGTCATCCGGGAGTCGTGCGGCTGCGACTGA
- a CDS encoding sensor domain-containing diguanylate cyclase: MTTDSSLQHLARLVGGEPRVAVTRLLTLVCEQLAMDLAFVTVRGDDGDSTVRLPTRRDGTPGVLGPEEVAAAAWCGRAAEHGPLLVQDAREELADAAPLTAAAWIVSYAGVPLVGEGGTVIGALCAVGHEPHTSLNTRDGDMLTGLAAVIAPLARGLDRQVAPSQQPPGLAAVAASVDGADDLERLSRPLIDALRGLTGLSSAYLTAIDLRAGVQEIRYAANGREDFEIPEGLVVPWEDTLCKRALDEGSPVTTDVPGVWGDNAAAQALGIQSYVSVPVSMSDGRVWGTLCAADSVAPDDVAAHLPTMRLFARLIAAEVEREAAVQQARAEADSDALTGCSSRRVAQPWLAAQVASLSPDEVVAVAFIDLDGFKGVNDTLGHAAGDAVLVQVGHRLRAAARPHDLVCRLGGDEFLVAVRVPRGTEDSILERVADATNFSMDWQGTPVEVRSSIGIAVSDGNDPAALVAAADARMYAHKSSR; encoded by the coding sequence GTGACGACCGACTCCTCGCTGCAGCACCTCGCGCGCCTCGTGGGGGGCGAGCCCCGCGTCGCCGTGACCCGGCTGCTCACGCTCGTGTGCGAGCAGCTCGCCATGGATCTCGCCTTCGTCACCGTGCGGGGCGACGACGGGGACAGCACCGTCCGGTTGCCGACGCGGCGCGACGGGACCCCCGGCGTGCTCGGCCCCGAGGAGGTGGCCGCCGCCGCGTGGTGCGGCCGCGCGGCGGAGCACGGTCCGCTGCTCGTCCAGGACGCCCGCGAGGAGCTGGCGGACGCCGCGCCTCTCACCGCGGCAGCCTGGATCGTCTCCTACGCGGGCGTTCCGCTGGTGGGTGAGGGCGGCACGGTCATCGGCGCGCTGTGCGCCGTGGGCCACGAGCCGCACACGTCGCTCAACACCCGTGACGGCGACATGCTCACCGGGCTGGCCGCCGTCATCGCGCCGCTCGCCCGAGGGCTGGACCGCCAGGTCGCGCCGTCCCAGCAGCCGCCCGGGCTGGCCGCCGTCGCTGCCTCGGTCGACGGGGCCGACGACCTGGAGCGGCTCAGCCGCCCTCTCATCGACGCCCTGCGCGGCCTCACCGGGCTGTCGTCGGCGTACCTCACCGCGATCGACCTGCGGGCCGGCGTCCAGGAGATCCGCTACGCCGCGAACGGCCGCGAGGACTTCGAGATCCCGGAGGGGCTGGTCGTCCCCTGGGAGGACACCCTGTGCAAGCGCGCGCTCGACGAGGGCAGCCCGGTGACGACCGACGTGCCGGGCGTCTGGGGGGACAACGCGGCGGCGCAGGCCCTCGGCATCCAGTCCTACGTCTCGGTCCCGGTGTCGATGTCGGACGGACGGGTCTGGGGGACCCTGTGCGCGGCGGACTCGGTGGCCCCCGACGACGTCGCGGCCCACCTCCCGACGATGCGCCTGTTCGCGCGGCTCATCGCGGCCGAGGTCGAGCGCGAGGCGGCGGTGCAGCAGGCGCGGGCCGAGGCGGACAGCGATGCCCTTACGGGGTGCTCGTCCCGTCGCGTCGCGCAGCCGTGGCTCGCAGCCCAGGTCGCGAGCCTGTCGCCCGACGAGGTGGTCGCCGTGGCGTTCATCGACCTCGACGGGTTCAAGGGCGTCAACGACACCCTGGGTCACGCGGCCGGGGACGCCGTGCTGGTCCAGGTGGGGCACCGCCTGCGCGCCGCGGCCCGCCCGCACGACCTCGTGTGCCGGCTCGGTGGCGACGAGTTCCTCGTCGCCGTCCGGGTACCCCGCGGCACGGAGGACTCGATCCTCGAGCGTGTCGCTGACGCCACGAACTTCTCGATGGACTGGCAGGGCACCCCGGTCGAGGTGCGGTCCTCCATCGGCATCGCCGTGTCGGACGGCAACGACCCCGCCGCGCTGGTCGCCGCCGCCGACGCGCGGATGTACGCGCACAAGAGCTCCCGCTGA
- a CDS encoding carbohydrate ABC transporter permease, producing MTRATRNGLVTVLTWVLVLVFFFPVFWMVLNGFKPEAVASSAHPKLFFTPSTEGYRLAMDRGMQGYLINSVTASVTATIIVVVLAIPAAYALSIRRVKNVEGALTFFISTRFMPLAAVVLPLFMILKTLGLLDNVYVLAVIYAGVNLPVAVWMMRSFFLEVPFEIIEACRVDGAGLGREIFRVALPLVLPGVASAALITFIFSWNEYFLATLLTSSAARTTPPFLGSFVDGRGQFLAVLSAASTIAALPVILAGWVAQKQLVRGLSMGAIK from the coding sequence ATGACCAGGGCGACCAGGAACGGTCTCGTCACGGTGCTCACCTGGGTGCTCGTACTCGTCTTCTTCTTCCCGGTCTTCTGGATGGTCCTCAACGGTTTCAAGCCGGAGGCGGTCGCGTCGTCGGCGCACCCGAAGCTCTTCTTCACCCCCTCGACCGAGGGCTACCGGCTCGCGATGGACCGCGGCATGCAGGGGTACCTCATCAACTCGGTGACCGCCTCGGTCACGGCGACCATCATCGTCGTCGTCCTGGCGATCCCCGCCGCCTACGCGCTCTCGATCCGGCGGGTCAAGAACGTCGAGGGCGCCCTGACGTTCTTCATCTCCACGCGGTTCATGCCCCTGGCCGCGGTCGTGCTGCCGCTGTTCATGATCCTCAAGACCCTCGGGCTGCTCGACAACGTCTACGTGCTGGCGGTCATCTACGCCGGGGTCAACCTGCCGGTGGCCGTGTGGATGATGCGCTCGTTCTTCCTCGAGGTGCCCTTCGAGATCATCGAGGCCTGCCGGGTCGACGGTGCCGGGCTCGGCCGCGAGATCTTCCGGGTCGCGCTGCCGCTCGTGCTGCCCGGGGTCGCCTCGGCCGCCCTCATCACCTTCATCTTCAGCTGGAACGAGTACTTCCTCGCGACCCTGCTGACCTCCTCCGCCGCCCGCACGACGCCGCCGTTCCTCGGCTCGTTCGTCGACGGGCGCGGCCAGTTCCTCGCGGTCCTGTCGGCCGCGTCGACCATCGCCGCGCTGCCGGTGATCCTGGCCGGGTGGGTGGCGCAGAAGCAGCTCGTGCGCGGGCTGTCGATGGGCGCCATCAAGTGA